The following are from one region of the Schistocerca cancellata isolate TAMUIC-IGC-003103 chromosome 11, iqSchCanc2.1, whole genome shotgun sequence genome:
- the LOC126108397 gene encoding sodium/potassium/calcium exchanger 1-like, giving the protein MYHYAIFGERGQEFEGERGQEFEGEREQEFEGEREQEFEGEREQEFEGEREQEFEGEREQEFEGEREQEFEGEREQEFEGEREQEFEGEREQEFEGEREQEFEGEREQEFEGEREQEFEGEREQEFEGEREQEFEGEREQEFEGEREQEFEGEREQEFEGEREQEFEGEREQEFEGEREQEFEGEREQEFEGEREQEFEGEREQEFEGEREQEFEGEREQEFEGEREQEFEGEREQEFEGEREQEFEGEREQEFEGEREQEFEGEREQEFEGEREQEFEGEREQEFEGEREQEFEGEREQEFEGEREQEFEGEREQEFEGEREQEFEGEREQEFEGEREQEFEGEREQEFEGEREQEFEGGREQEFEGGREQDEENEVHDEHGQLHEAKMTKG; this is encoded by the exons ATGTATCACTATGCAATCTTT ggagagagggggcaggagtttgagggagagagggggcaggagtttgagggagagagggagcaggagtttgagggagagagggagcaggagtttgagggagagagggagcaggagtttgagggagagagggagcaggagtttgagggagagagggagcaggagtttgagggagagagggagcaggagtttgagggagagagggagcaggagtttgagggagagagggagcaggagtttgagggagagagggagcaggagtttgagggagagagggagcaggagtttgagggagagagggagcaggagtttgagggagagagggagcaggagtttgagggagagagggagcaggagtttgagggagagagggagcaggagtttgagggagagagggagcaggagtttgagggagagagggagcaggagtttgagggagagagggagcaggagtttgagggagagagggagcaggagtttgagggagagagggagcaggagtttgagggagagagggagcaggagtttgagggagagagggagcaggagtttgagggagagagggagcaggagtttgagggagagagggagcaggagtttgagggagagagggagcaggagtttgagggagagagggagcaggagtttgagggagagagggagcaggagtttgagggagagagggagcaggagtttgagggagagagggagcaggagtttgagggagagagggagcaggagtttgagggagagagggagcaggagtttgagggagagagggagcaggagtttgagggagagagggagcaggagtttgagggagagagggagcaggagtttgagggagagagggagcaggagtttgagggagagagggagcaggagtttgagggagagagggagcaggagtttgagggagagagggagcaggagtttgagggagagagggagcaggagtttgagggagagagggagcaggagtttgagggagagagggagcaggagtttgagggagagagggagcaggagtttgagggagagagggagcaggagtttgagggagggagagagcaggagtttgagggagggagagagcagga